In Pseudomonadota bacterium, a genomic segment contains:
- a CDS encoding polysaccharide deacetylase family protein, whose translation MRPTGLAASWRRAKLRRLLVGVLVSLVVPGSMSAQASDDNGAVMLTYHRFGEDSYPSTNIRLDQFDRHIEILTNGDFNVLPLSDVIAAFKEGTPLPDRTVVITVDDAYQSVYQEAWPRLSAAGLPFTIFVATDMVGGGRNMMTWEEIREVSAAGVEIGAHSAAHEHMPFMDRGAIEADFARMTAAFNEELGFVPSIYAYPYGEYSPELVDLVAAAGYDAALGQHSGVAYDGDNLFTLPRFALNERYGEPERFDLIVEALPLPVSDVLPSGMLIAENLGENNPPQIGFTVDEAVGSLSQLNCFASNDADVALEILGDDHVEVRLSSPFPPGRSRLNCTLPGPDGRWRWMGLPFLLPGGTD comes from the coding sequence GTCCGACGACAACGGCGCCGTCATGCTGACCTATCACCGGTTCGGCGAAGACAGCTATCCGTCCACCAACATTCGCCTCGACCAGTTCGACCGTCATATTGAAATCCTGACCAATGGCGACTTCAACGTCTTGCCGTTGAGCGACGTCATCGCCGCGTTCAAGGAAGGGACGCCTCTGCCCGACCGGACCGTCGTCATTACCGTCGACGACGCCTACCAGTCCGTCTACCAGGAGGCGTGGCCACGGCTAAGCGCGGCCGGTCTGCCGTTCACGATCTTTGTCGCCACGGACATGGTCGGCGGCGGCCGCAACATGATGACATGGGAAGAGATACGCGAGGTCTCCGCCGCCGGCGTCGAGATCGGCGCACACAGCGCCGCACACGAGCACATGCCGTTCATGGATCGTGGCGCGATCGAGGCCGACTTCGCGCGCATGACCGCTGCCTTCAACGAAGAGCTTGGCTTCGTGCCGTCGATCTATGCCTACCCTTATGGTGAGTACAGCCCCGAACTCGTCGACCTTGTTGCCGCGGCGGGATACGACGCCGCGCTCGGCCAGCATTCCGGTGTCGCCTATGACGGCGACAATCTCTTCACGCTGCCGCGCTTCGCGCTGAACGAACGCTATGGCGAACCTGAACGGTTCGACCTGATCGTCGAAGCGCTGCCGCTGCCGGTCAGCGATGTCTTGCCCAGCGGCATGCTGATTGCCGAAAACCTGGGCGAAAACAACCCGCCACAGATCGGATTCACGGTCGATGAAGCCGTGGGTTCGCTCAGCCAGCTCAACTGTTTTGCCTCGAACGATGCGGACGTCGCGTTGGAGATCTTGGGCGACGACCATGTCGAGGTTCGGTTGTCGAGCCCGTTCCCGCCCGGCCGTTCACGCTTGAACTGCACGCTGCCCGGACCCGACGGCCGCTGGCGCTGGATGGGCCTGCCCTTCCTGCTGCCGGGTGGGACTGACTAG